Within Chloroflexota bacterium, the genomic segment GCTGAACACGCATTTCCCGACTGGCAACGCGCCAATCGGCTTCGGCTTTAGCAATCCATTCGCTAGTTAGCGTGTGCATAAACCACCTTGCCTTTTTCGGTGATTTCGCGCAAGAAGGAATCACCCAGAGCGATGCGTTCAGCGATTTGTTGAGGGCGACGAACAATTAAGTCCATCCCAAAGTGATAGTCCAACGCGCGCACGATTTGCGCGGCTTGGACGCTGTTACGCAGTGACGTGTCCATCACGACGAGCAAATCTACATCGCTCTCTGGTTTCGGCTTGCCGTAGGCGTACGAACCGAACAGGATAATTTTTTCGGGATTGAATAGCGCGGCGATTTGTTTGACGACGGCGCGAACTTGGCGCACTGGCACGCGACGGCGATCACCGTTTGGATGAACACGCTTGCTTCTCATCGTTTTCCCTCGGCGATATTATA encodes:
- a CDS encoding nucleotidyltransferase domain-containing protein, with amino-acid sequence MRSKRVHPNGDRRRVPVRQVRAVVKQIAALFNPEKIILFGSYAYGKPKPESDVDLLVVMDTSLRNSVQAAQIVRALDYHFGMDLIVRRPQQIAERIALGDSFLREITEKGKVVYAHAN